GGAGCGGGAGGAGTGGCAGATGAGATGGTGGTTGATCCATTGGCGGGGTGGGTGGCGGGACCTGGAAAGAAACGGGTGAGGCGTTCGAGGGTGGTGAGGTttgaggaggaggatgaTGAGAGCACTGCGGGTGCGAGCTCGGGTATGTTGATTTTCCAATCTGTTTCTGTCGCTGGATGGCTAACTTTGAGCAGCAGAATCTTCTAGGAGCGAGAGTCCGGTTTCCGACCATCGGTCTTTCGAGAGTCCATCTGTTGAAGATCATCCAGTTGTCCACCAAGATATTGGGGTGCCCATACCCGAGGAGCTTAAAGTAGCGATCCAAGAAAAGCACAACGAGTGGTTGGAAGCAAACAAGACGGGGAGAGCGGATATTGCAGATCCACTGGAGGAGCAGTTGGCAGATCTGGAGAGGCAAGCGATGGAGGTTAATGCTGGAGAGTTCATCGTGTATAAGTTCGGCCCCGGCTAAAGCGAAGGCGGGTATGAAATTGCATAGCCGACGCGCAGTATATCCGTCATCTACAGCGATTTATGTACGGTCTATAAACGGAATATAATACCATCTGCTCATCCACTTTTATTCATACTAACACTCACGCTTACTTCCCCCGAATAATGGCTACGTCACACACAACACTATTGTCCAAAGCGCGCGAGCACAGTCAGACTCTGAACATTTGTCTTCCATGTGACAAAGCGCTTTTGGCCTGTACCGCGCCCTTAGTATAGTGCAGATCATTGAGCGCTTCCTCCAGATCACCAACTCTTACTTGAGTTTCCACTTGCAACGCGAACCACTGCTCCATACAACACAAAAACATGGAGAAAAACAAGGGAACTAACCAAAAGTTTATTAGGGACGATATACGCACGCACTGGAGACGGCAAGCAAGCGCAAGCCCCAGGCGGCTACGTCGTCTGCCGCCAGCGACGGTCCACCTAATTCCGCGCAGGACGCCACAAACGAGGTGGAAATCATAGAGGATAGCGACGAGATTGAAGGCGGTCAGTCGGCAAAGAAGTCGAAGACTACAGCTCGTAAGACCGACTTGAACACAAAAGACGACAACACTCATAGACTAGGAGAAACCGTCGCAGAGCAGTATACACAGGCCGAGACAAAACATTTCTATGACCACATCAATAGCCTCACGGACTGGTCTTCTAACCAGACAGCTGCTAGAAATATACGCGATTGGCGCTGCGGGTCGATGTGGAGGGCATTTCCTGGAAGGAGTGCTGCGCCAGATGGGTATCAAAAGTATATGCGAACATGAAAAGCTCGGGAGTGAAAATAACGATATCTGAATCTGGTATTAAACTCGCATACAATAATCATGTCACCCAGTTTTACGATGAGAAGGGAATTGCCCTCATGCCGCTCAGGGA
The sequence above is a segment of the Pyrenophora tritici-repentis strain M4 chromosome 3, whole genome shotgun sequence genome. Coding sequences within it:
- a CDS encoding Atrophin-1 multi-domain protein — protein: MAHTQPQPQPTLLLSAPHLPLATALTSTVPLPALAVIQWCVFENRNRSEVMALYNASGYGTHYTPSGVYKIMRKYGPIWFNEQQVRRPWGLYFSEEKAELIRRGWGKDDLVMAGAGGVADEMVVDPLAGWVAGPGKKRVRRSRVVRFEEEDDESTAGASSAESSRSESPVSDHRSFESPSVEDHPVVHQDIGVPIPEELKVAIQEKHNEWLEANKTGRADIADPLEEQLADLERQAMEVNAGEFIGRYTHALETASKRKPQAATSSAASDGPPNSAQDATNEVEIIEDSDEIEGGQSAKKSKTTARKTDLNTKDDNTHRLGETVAEQYTQAETKHFYDHINSLTDWSSNQTAARNIRDWRCGSMWRAFPGRSAAPDGYQKYMRT